One window from the genome of Methanomicrobiales archaeon encodes:
- a CDS encoding pyridoxal phosphate-dependent aminotransferase, which produces MRSLSEKVAGIAPSATIEISDEAKRMKRKGIDVVSLSIGEPDFDTPQHIKDACCAALARGETHYAPSNGIPELLHAIAEKIRTENRIDCRPEEVIATCGAKDAIREAMEAVLNPQDEVILIDPAWVSYEPCIQLAGGRAVHHPLNMKTFQIDDTLGERITQRTKMIVVNTPSNPTGTVLNRRSLQLVADLCQDYDLFALSDEIYEKLIYGREHVSLASLDGMQERTITVNGFSKAYAMTGWRLGYAVAPAGIIRRMLTIQQHSVSHPATFVMWGGVAALQGDQGAVQAMREEFDRRREYLVDALTDMKFAMAPPEGAFYAFVRVEGDDTAIARRWLQEAHVAVTPGAAFYAPGWIRLSYAASLPQLQEAMRRIRILRG; this is translated from the coding sequence ATGAGATCCCTCTCCGAGAAGGTTGCCGGCATCGCCCCGTCCGCCACGATCGAGATCTCGGACGAGGCCAAGCGAATGAAGCGGAAGGGGATCGACGTCGTCTCCCTCTCCATCGGCGAGCCGGACTTCGACACCCCGCAGCACATCAAGGACGCCTGCTGCGCGGCGCTCGCACGGGGGGAGACCCACTACGCCCCGAGCAACGGCATCCCGGAGCTGCTCCACGCGATCGCGGAGAAGATCCGCACCGAGAACCGCATCGACTGCCGGCCCGAGGAGGTGATCGCCACCTGCGGCGCCAAGGACGCGATCCGCGAGGCGATGGAAGCGGTCCTCAATCCCCAGGACGAGGTGATCCTGATCGATCCGGCCTGGGTCTCCTACGAGCCGTGCATCCAGCTGGCGGGGGGGCGGGCGGTGCACCATCCCCTGAACATGAAGACCTTCCAGATCGACGACACCCTGGGAGAGCGGATCACCCAGCGGACCAAGATGATCGTGGTCAACACCCCCTCCAACCCCACGGGAACGGTTCTCAACCGCCGGTCCCTGCAGCTGGTGGCCGATCTCTGCCAGGACTACGACCTCTTTGCCCTGTCGGACGAGATCTACGAGAAGCTGATCTACGGGCGGGAGCACGTCTCCCTCGCCTCCCTGGACGGCATGCAGGAGAGGACCATCACCGTCAACGGCTTCTCCAAGGCCTACGCGATGACCGGCTGGCGGCTCGGCTATGCGGTGGCGCCCGCCGGGATCATCCGCCGGATGCTGACAATCCAGCAGCACTCGGTGAGCCATCCCGCCACGTTCGTGATGTGGGGAGGGGTTGCCGCCCTCCAGGGCGATCAGGGGGCGGTGCAGGCGATGCGGGAGGAGTTCGATCGGCGGCGGGAGTACCTGGTCGATGCACTGACCGACATGAAGTTCGCCATGGCGCCCCCCGAGGGCGCCTTCTATGCCTTCGTCAGGGTCGAGGGGGACGACACCGCGATCGCCCGCCGCTGGCTGCAGGAGGCCCACGTGGCGGTCACGCCGGGGGCCGCGTTCTACGCGCCGGGCTGGATCCGGCTCTCCTACGCCGCGTCCCTCCCCCAGCTGCAGGAAGCGATGCGGCGCATCCGGATCCTGAGGGGCTGA
- the ribH gene encoding 6,7-dimethyl-8-ribityllumazine synthase: protein MTIKLGFVVSEFNRDITYLMEIEGREHAKFLGADVVDTLYVPGAYDVPIAVKKMLEAGEVDAVVTLGAVIEGATQHDEIVLQHAARKIMDLGLEYGKPVTLGISGPGMTRLEAQERIDYARRAVESAVKLVQRLR, encoded by the coding sequence ATGACGATAAAGCTGGGATTTGTGGTCTCGGAGTTCAACCGGGACATCACCTACCTGATGGAGATCGAGGGGCGGGAGCACGCGAAGTTCCTGGGCGCCGACGTCGTCGATACCCTGTACGTGCCGGGCGCCTACGACGTCCCCATCGCGGTGAAGAAGATGCTCGAGGCGGGCGAGGTGGACGCGGTGGTCACCCTCGGCGCGGTGATCGAGGGCGCCACCCAGCACGACGAGATCGTGCTGCAGCACGCCGCCCGCAAGATCATGGACCTGGGGCTGGAGTACGGCAAACCGGTCACCCTCGGTATATCCGGGCCCGGCATGACCCGCCTGGAGGCGCAGGAGCGGATCGACTACGCCCGCCGCGCGGTCGAATCGGCGGTAAAACTGGTCCAGCGATTGCGATGA
- a CDS encoding DUF1646 family protein yields the protein MVSEILVTIGLFAIFLVVLVGPFRVRAIEHNLEPFLLLMGIIALTIAGFAVIPGETTGWTLAIVEEALTSPLHITEILGVPIGIFQIVLLVGLIIYRWHGPIHAAIGRMAEILSLRVTVALLILVLGLISSIVSAIIAAIILVEVLCVLPIERRPRVELTVIACFAIGLGAALTPLGEPLSTIAVSKLSGPPYFADFFFLIDLLGIYIVPGIVAFALLGMYRVQSLGTSARVACEPYTETLRDVILRAARVYVFIAALVLLGEGFKPIILKYIALVPAELLYWINTVSAILDNATLTAAEIGPYLSIFQIRALLMALVVAGGMLIPGNIPNIIAAGKLRITSKEWARVGVPIGIAALGIYFAILFIPQYLGF from the coding sequence ATGGTATCGGAGATACTGGTCACAATAGGGCTTTTTGCAATATTCCTCGTCGTTCTCGTCGGCCCGTTCCGGGTGCGGGCGATCGAGCATAACCTCGAACCCTTCCTCCTCCTGATGGGCATCATCGCCCTGACCATCGCGGGATTTGCCGTGATCCCCGGCGAGACGACGGGCTGGACCCTCGCGATCGTGGAAGAGGCGCTGACCTCGCCCCTGCACATCACGGAGATCCTGGGGGTTCCGATCGGCATCTTCCAGATCGTGCTCCTCGTCGGGCTGATCATCTACCGCTGGCACGGCCCCATCCACGCCGCCATCGGGAGGATGGCAGAGATCCTCTCGCTCCGCGTCACGGTCGCCCTGCTCATCCTGGTCCTTGGCCTGATATCCAGCATCGTCTCCGCCATCATCGCCGCCATCATCCTGGTGGAGGTGCTCTGCGTCCTGCCCATCGAGCGGCGGCCGCGGGTCGAGCTGACGGTGATCGCCTGCTTCGCCATCGGGCTCGGGGCGGCGCTGACCCCCCTCGGCGAGCCCCTGTCCACGATCGCCGTATCCAAGCTCTCGGGTCCGCCCTACTTCGCCGACTTCTTCTTCCTGATCGACCTGCTCGGCATCTATATCGTCCCGGGCATCGTCGCGTTCGCCCTGCTGGGCATGTACCGCGTCCAGTCCCTGGGCACGAGTGCCAGGGTTGCCTGTGAGCCCTACACCGAGACGCTCCGGGACGTGATCCTTCGGGCCGCGCGGGTGTACGTCTTCATCGCGGCGCTGGTCCTCCTGGGGGAGGGGTTCAAGCCGATCATCCTGAAGTACATCGCCCTGGTGCCGGCGGAGCTGCTCTACTGGATCAACACGGTCTCCGCCATCCTGGACAACGCCACGCTGACCGCGGCGGAGATCGGACCCTATCTGTCCATCTTCCAGATCCGCGCCCTGCTGATGGCGCTCGTCGTCGCAGGCGGCATGCTGATCCCGGGCAACATCCCCAATATCATCGCCGCCGGCAAACTGCGGATCACCAGCAAGGAGTGGGCGCGGGTGGGGGTGCCCATCGGAATCGCGGCCCTCGGGATCTATTTCGCGATCCTCTTCATCCCGCAATACCTGGGATTCTGA